The sequence below is a genomic window from Cedecea neteri.
TTTATTCAGCTCGCTAACAATTTCGCGTGGGGTCATTTCAGACATGGGAGATCCTTACGCTTTAGACGGTAATTCTTCGATGGTATGGAAGTGGTTGGTATAGACGCAGATATCACCTGCAATATCCAACGCTTTCACAGCGATATCGCGCGCGCCCATTTCGGTATTTTCCAGAAGGGCACGGGCTGCAGCCTGGGCGTACGGGCCGCCGGAGCCAATGGCAATCAGATCGTTTTCAGGCTGGATGACGTCCCCGTTACCGGTGATGATCAGCGACGCGCTTTCGTCGGCCACGGCCAGCAGCGCCTCAAGCTTGCGCAGCATGCGGTCGGTACGCCAGTCTTTTGCCAGCTCAACGGCGGCTTTAACCAGGTGACCCTGATGCATTTCCAGCTTGCGCTCAAACAGTTCGAACAGCGTGAAGGCATCCGCAGTACCGCCGGCAAAACCTGCGATCACTTTATCGTTGTACAGGCGACGTACTTTTTTGACGTTACCTTTCATGACGGTATTACCCAGCGTGGCCTGGCCATCGCCGGCAATAACCACATGGCCGTTACGACGT
It includes:
- the hslV gene encoding ATP-dependent protease subunit HslV; the encoded protein is MTTIVSVRRNGHVVIAGDGQATLGNTVMKGNVKKVRRLYNDKVIAGFAGGTADAFTLFELFERKLEMHQGHLVKAAVELAKDWRTDRMLRKLEALLAVADESASLIITGNGDVIQPENDLIAIGSGGPYAQAAARALLENTEMGARDIAVKALDIAGDICVYTNHFHTIEELPSKA